DNA sequence from the bacterium BMS3Abin11 genome:
TTACCGGAGCCGTTGATCTGCCTGAAGGGATTGAGATGGTGATGCCGGGTGACAATGTAAAATTCATTGTCAGCCTGATTGCGCCAATCGCAATGGATGAAGGACTGCGTTTTGCAGTACGTGAAGGCGGCCGTACTGTCGGCGCCGGTGTTGTATCTAAGATTATTGAGTGATCATGGAAAACCAGAAAATCAGAATCAAGCTAAAGGCCTTCGATCATCGAATGATCGATCGTTCCGCATCTGAAATTGTTGAGACGGCAAAACGTACCGGTGCCATAGTAAAGGGTCCGATACCTTTGCCTACCCGAATTGAGCGCTTCACGCTGCTGAGTTCACCTCATGTCAATAAGACGGCTCGGGATCAGTACGAAATCCGTACACACAAACGTATTATGGATATCGTAGACCCGACCGAAAAAACTGTCGACGCATTGATGAAGCTGGATCTTGCAGCAGGTGTTGATGTCGAAATCAAGCTCAGTTGAGTTTGAAGCAGGCAAATTGGAGTTAATGAAATGGCAATTGGACTAGTAGGGCGTAAAGTAGGCATGACCCGTGTATTTGATGACGGCGGTGAATCAACACCGGTAACTGTCGTCGAAGTAACGCCGAATCGTGTCGCCCAGGTCAGGAATATGGACACAGATGGCTACACTGCTGTGCAAATGACAGTTGGTAATCGCCGTCCGGGCCGGGTCACTAAGGCAATGGCAGGGCACTTTGCCAAAGTAGGTGTTGAGCCGGGTCGTAGCGTGGCCGAATTTACAGCCACCGATGAGCAGATTGGCGAATTGGCCAGCGGTTCTGAAGTAGGTGTAGCAATCTTTAATGAAGTTAAGTTTGTTGATGTAACGGCTACCAGCAAGGGTAAGGGTTTTGCCGGTGCGATGAAGCGTCATGGTTTTAAGGGCGGTCGAGCGACTCATGGTTGTTCTATCTCTCACCGTGCACACGGCTCTACCGGGCAAAACCAGTCACCTGGTAAAGTATTTAAAGGTAAGAAAATGGCCGGGCATATGGGTAGTGTGACGAAAACCCAGCAGAACCTGGAAGTTGTCCGGGTGGATGAAGAACGTAATATGATCCTGATAAAGGGTTCTGTGCCGGGTTCTAAAGGCACTGACGTAATTATTCGTCCAGCTGTAAAGAAATGATTTTAAGTAAAACCAGGATTTTGAGGAAATAACGGTGCAAGTTTCAGTATTGAAAAGCGACGGTGCAGATAGCGGTAAAAAGCTGGATCTGGCAGATGCCACATTCGACACCGGCTATAATGAAGCGTTGGTTCATCAGGTGGTGACCGCCTACATGGCAGGGGCCCGTAGTGGCACCCGTGCACAGAAGAATCGTTCTGCGGTAGCCGGTGGTGGTGCCAAGCCCTTTCGTCAGAAAGGTACTGGCCGTGCGCGTGCAGGCACCATACGCAGCCCTATCTGGCGTGGTGGCGGAAAAATATTTCCTGCCTGCAATGCAGACTTCTCGCAGAAATTAAATAAGAAAATGTACAAAGCAGGCATGCGCTCTATCGTATCTGAGTTGCTACGCAACGGCCGCATGACAATAGTTGATTCAATGGATGTTTCTGAGATCAAGACTAAAGCCGTCGCCGCACAGTTGCAGGCTATGGGTAAGACTGATGTATTGATCGTCAGTGAAACGCCCTCTGAAGCACTGATATTGAGTGCGCGCAACATCCGAAATGTTGAAGTCGTAGATCTGACTGGTTTGAACCCGTACATCCTGCTGCAGCATTCAGATATCATTATGACTGCTGATGCAGCAAGTAAACTTGAGGAAGCGCTGGTATGAGCGATTCCGCACTGTATAACGTGATTCTGGCACCCCATGTGTCCGAAAAGAGTACCCAGCTGGCAGAAGGTGCCAGACAGATTGTCTTTAAAGTATCTATTGATGCCTCCAAACCACAGATTCGTCGAGCAATAGAAAAGCTGTTTTCTGTTGAAGTGGAGTCAGTCAAGGTCGTGCGTCAGAAAGGGAAGAAGAAAAATTTTGGTCGCATTCCCGGTAAACGTAAGGACTGGAAAAAGGCCTATATCAGATTGAAAGAAGGCCAGGACATAGACTTTCTGGCGGATGCTGGATAAGCCCGGCTTAGGAAAATATAGTAATGGCACTCATTAAATCAAAACCAACGTCACCTGGACGCCGTGGGCAGGTCAGAGTAAAAACTGAAGGACTGCACAAGGGCAAACCATTTGCCGGACTGGTAGAAAAGAAAAATTCGATCAATGGTCGTAATAATGCTGGCCGTATCACCGTTAGACATCGTGGTGGCGGACATAAACGTCATTATCGTGTGATTGATTTCAAGCGTAACAAGGACGGCATACCCGCCAAAATTGAACGTATTGAGTATGACCCAAATAGAAGTTCGCATATTGCACTGGCGTTATATGCTGATGGTGAGCATCGCTACATAATTGCACCGAAAGGTCTTAAAGCCGGGGACAGCATACTATCCGGTGCCGAAGCACCGATAGCAGTCGGTAATGCACTTGCATTGCGTAATATTCCGGTAGGTACCAATATACATTGTGTTGAGCTGAAGCCCTTGAAAGGTGCTCAGATTGGCCGTGCCGCAGGCAGTGTCATTCAGTTTGTAGGACGTGATGGTGATTACGCACAGCTTCGACTGCGTTCAGGCGAGATGCGTAAGGTGCATCTTGATTGTCGCGCAACTATTGGTGAAGTCGGTAACTCAGAGCATTCATTGCGTAAGTTGGGCAAAGCTGGTGCAAAACGCTGGCGTGGTATTCGTCCAACGGTTCGTGGTGTAGCGATGAACCCGGTAGATCATCCGCACGGTGGTGGTGAAGGGCGTACCTCCGGTGGTCGCCATCCTGTATCACCCTGGGGTGTACCAACCAAGGGTTACCGCACACGTAACAATAAACGTACGGATAATATGATTATCCGTCGTCGTAAGAAGTAAGCAGGAGTTAGTTTATGCCGCGTTCAATTAAAAAAGGTCCATTCGTTGATCATCACCTGATGGCCAAGGCCGAAAAGGCGAACAGCGAAAATAACCGCAAACCGATCAAGACCTGGTCCAGGCGTTCAATGATCATGCCTGAGTTTGTTGGTCTGACAATTGCTGTACATAACGGTCGTCAACATGTGCCTGTCCTTGTTTCAGAAAACATGGTAGGTCATAAACTGGGTGAGTTTGCGGTAACGCGCACCTATCGCGGCCATATGGCAGACAAGAAAGTTAAACGATGAAAGCTAAACGAAAGACGGTGTCTTAGTAATGGAAACGCAAGCTGTATTGAAACATGTAAGAACCTCACCTCAGAAACTGCGCCTGATCGCTGATCAGATTCGTGGCCTGCAGGTTGAGCGTGCGCTGGAAATTCTTGAGTACAGTACCAAATCAGGTGCTGGCACACTCAAGAAGGTTCTCAATTCTGCCATAGCCAATGCAGAGCATAATGATGGTGCCGATATTGATGAGTTGTTTGTCACGACTGCTTTTATTGACGGCGGGCCAGTATTGAAGCGTATACGTGCACGTGCCAAAGGCCGTGCCGCGAGAATTCTCAAACGAACCAGTCACATCACCATTAAGGTGGGCGAAAAGCAGGGGAGCGAGTAATGGGCCAGAAAGTCCAACCAATTGGTTTCAGACTTGGCATAGTCAAGGACTGGACAGCGAAGTGGTACGGCAACAAACGCCAGTACGCGGAATATCTAACGATGGATATGAAAGTTCGCGCATACCTTGAAAAACGTTTGTCCAATGCTGCAATCAGTAAGGTAATCATTGAACGTCCTTCACAGAATATGAATATCACCCTGCATACAGCACGTCCAGGTATTGTCATTGGTAAAAAAGGTGAAGATATCGATCGCCTGCGAAAGGAACTGGGCAAGATGACTGGTATGCCGGTGCAGATCGCTGTAGAAGAAATTCGCAAGCCTGAAATGGATGCAAAACTGGTAGCCGAAAATATTGCCCAGCAACTGGAAAAACGCGTTATGTTTAGACGCGCAATGAAGCGCTCAATGCAGAACACCATGCGCCTTGGTGCTGAAGGCGTCAAGATCATGATTGCAGGTCGTTTGAATGGCGCAGAGATTGCGCGTACTGAATGGGTCAGAGACGGCAGAGTTCCATTACACACACTGCGAGCAGATATTGATTATGGAACAGCTGAAGCGTTGACGACATATGGAATTATCGGCATCAAGGTGTGGATCTTTAAGGGTGAAGTCCGTGATACTGATGAAGGTGACAGCAATGTCAAGGCTGCAACTGGGGCTTGATGGAGATATAAACAATGCTGCAACCCAAGAGAACAAAATTTCGCAAGATGCACAAGGGTCGTAACCGTGGCCTGGCATCTCGTGGTAACAAGGTAAGTTTTGGTGAATTTGGACTGAAAACGACTGAACGTGGTCGGGTAACTGCAAGGCAGATTGAAGCAGCTCGACGTGCCATGACCCGACACATCAAGCGCGGTGGTCGAATCTGGATCCGAGTTTTTCCCGACAAGCCAATATCGAAAAAGCCGTTGGAAGTCAGAATGGGTAAGGGTAAAGGAAATCCGGAATACTGGGTTTCACTTGTTAAACCTGGTCATGTCCTGTACGAAATGGAAGGTGTAAGTGAAGAGATAGCACGTGAAGCATTTCGCCTGGCAGGTGCCAAGTTGCCAGTAAAAACTGTATTTGTTTCAAGGCAGGTGGGTTAGTGTAGTGTCCTATATTATGTGGCAATTAAGAGCTCCACAAAAGATTCAAGTCAAGGCGCAGCCTGCGATTAATGGTTGTTCCCTTAATAATGGCTGGAACGCAGGATTGGGTCTTTTGTGGGGCTCCCTACGGGCGAGACGAGAAGGCATCATCCACTGCGTTCCGTCTCTTGTAAAGGGCACGTCATTCCCTGCGAGACGCGCCTTGTGGCTAATACCTTCTCGACTCGCTTAATCGTCACATAATATAGGACACTACACTAGATGAAAGTAAAAGATATGAGAGCACTTGATAGTAAAGGGCTGCAGTCAAAGCTCGACGAGTTACTCGAGCAGAAGTTTACATTGCGTATGCAGATTGCGACGGGTCAGCAGGGTAACCATGCTGCACTGCGCGATGCAAAGCGTACCATTGCACGTGTAAAAACGATTATGAATGAAAAAGTGAACGAGAAAGTAAGAGGCGAGGCATGAGCGAACAGGAAAAAGTTGCACGTTCAATCAGCGGTGTAGTCATCAGCAACAAGATGGATAAAACCGTTACGGTACTTGTAGAGCGCCTGGAAAAACATGCCCTGTACAAAAAATACATTCGCAAATCTACCAGGCTGCATGCACACGATGAGTCAAACGAGTGTAATGAAGGGGATACGGTACAAATCGAAGAATGCCGCCCACTGTCTAAAAGCAAGAGCTGGCGTGTTATAGAGGTGGTTAGTCGGGCAGGTTAAGCTGACTAAACGAGTTTATGTCT
Encoded proteins:
- the tufA_2 gene encoding elongation factor Tu produces the protein MVMPGDNVKFIVSLIAPIAMDEGLRFAVREGGRTVGAGVVSKIIE
- the rpsJ gene encoding 30S ribosomal protein S10, translated to MENQKIRIKLKAFDHRMIDRSASEIVETAKRTGAIVKGPIPLPTRIERFTLLSSPHVNKTARDQYEIRTHKRIMDIVDPTEKTVDALMKLDLAAGVDVEIKLS
- the rplC gene encoding 50S ribosomal protein L3, coding for MAIGLVGRKVGMTRVFDDGGESTPVTVVEVTPNRVAQVRNMDTDGYTAVQMTVGNRRPGRVTKAMAGHFAKVGVEPGRSVAEFTATDEQIGELASGSEVGVAIFNEVKFVDVTATSKGKGFAGAMKRHGFKGGRATHGCSISHRAHGSTGQNQSPGKVFKGKKMAGHMGSVTKTQQNLEVVRVDEERNMILIKGSVPGSKGTDVIIRPAVKK
- the rplD gene encoding 50S ribosomal protein L4 — translated: MQVSVLKSDGADSGKKLDLADATFDTGYNEALVHQVVTAYMAGARSGTRAQKNRSAVAGGGAKPFRQKGTGRARAGTIRSPIWRGGGKIFPACNADFSQKLNKKMYKAGMRSIVSELLRNGRMTIVDSMDVSEIKTKAVAAQLQAMGKTDVLIVSETPSEALILSARNIRNVEVVDLTGLNPYILLQHSDIIMTADAASKLEEALV
- the rplW gene encoding 50S ribosomal protein L23, whose amino-acid sequence is MSDSALYNVILAPHVSEKSTQLAEGARQIVFKVSIDASKPQIRRAIEKLFSVEVESVKVVRQKGKKKNFGRIPGKRKDWKKAYIRLKEGQDIDFLADAG
- the rplB gene encoding 50S ribosomal protein L2, with the translated sequence MALIKSKPTSPGRRGQVRVKTEGLHKGKPFAGLVEKKNSINGRNNAGRITVRHRGGGHKRHYRVIDFKRNKDGIPAKIERIEYDPNRSSHIALALYADGEHRYIIAPKGLKAGDSILSGAEAPIAVGNALALRNIPVGTNIHCVELKPLKGAQIGRAAGSVIQFVGRDGDYAQLRLRSGEMRKVHLDCRATIGEVGNSEHSLRKLGKAGAKRWRGIRPTVRGVAMNPVDHPHGGGEGRTSGGRHPVSPWGVPTKGYRTRNNKRTDNMIIRRRKK
- the rpsS gene encoding 30S ribosomal protein S19 produces the protein MPRSIKKGPFVDHHLMAKAEKANSENNRKPIKTWSRRSMIMPEFVGLTIAVHNGRQHVPVLVSENMVGHKLGEFAVTRTYRGHMADKKVKR
- the rplV gene encoding 50S ribosomal protein L22, with product METQAVLKHVRTSPQKLRLIADQIRGLQVERALEILEYSTKSGAGTLKKVLNSAIANAEHNDGADIDELFVTTAFIDGGPVLKRIRARAKGRAARILKRTSHITIKVGEKQGSE
- the rpsC gene encoding 30S ribosomal protein S3; this translates as MGQKVQPIGFRLGIVKDWTAKWYGNKRQYAEYLTMDMKVRAYLEKRLSNAAISKVIIERPSQNMNITLHTARPGIVIGKKGEDIDRLRKELGKMTGMPVQIAVEEIRKPEMDAKLVAENIAQQLEKRVMFRRAMKRSMQNTMRLGAEGVKIMIAGRLNGAEIARTEWVRDGRVPLHTLRADIDYGTAEALTTYGIIGIKVWIFKGEVRDTDEGDSNVKAATGA
- the rplP gene encoding 50S ribosomal protein L16, yielding MLQPKRTKFRKMHKGRNRGLASRGNKVSFGEFGLKTTERGRVTARQIEAARRAMTRHIKRGGRIWIRVFPDKPISKKPLEVRMGKGKGNPEYWVSLVKPGHVLYEMEGVSEEIAREAFRLAGAKLPVKTVFVSRQVG
- the rpmC gene encoding 50S ribosomal protein L29, with amino-acid sequence MKVKDMRALDSKGLQSKLDELLEQKFTLRMQIATGQQGNHAALRDAKRTIARVKTIMNEKVNEKVRGEA
- the rpsQ gene encoding 30S ribosomal protein S17, which codes for MSEQEKVARSISGVVISNKMDKTVTVLVERLEKHALYKKYIRKSTRLHAHDESNECNEGDTVQIEECRPLSKSKSWRVIEVVSRAG